A single region of the Drosophila takahashii strain IR98-3 E-12201 chromosome 2R, DtakHiC1v2, whole genome shotgun sequence genome encodes:
- the LOC108055633 gene encoding uncharacterized protein: MKVILVLTFLATLVALSLAFPQVGHGSPNGPSGRFPMTKNWAQPPVDLRKPIIFLPEATPIHEAQESRPGQTRRRKSG; encoded by the exons ATGAAAGTAATCCTGGTTCTCACTTTCCTGGCCACTTTGGTAGCTCTTTCCCTGGCTTTTCCCCAGGTGGGACATGGATCTCCTAATGGACCCAGCGGC cgCTTTCCTATGACCAAAAATTGGGCCCAACCTCCAGTTGATCTGCGTAAGCCCATTATCTTCCTGCCCGAAGCCACGCCCATTCACGAAGCCCAGGAATCGCGACCCGGACAGACCAGACGTCGCAAGAGTGGTTAG
- the nw gene encoding neurofilament medium polypeptide isoform X3: MNLAATTTPLPLLMSTSGAMYTAVAKAKSSPAVGHRLIDDASSQQPSFMSFKLNHDRSLPDTDATDVDVDDQEPDVEAEEHDDHEGEGEEEHEEHENFGEHARELGNDSSDGDIKDHVFPLSDNELHPEMHAIEEVQQQLQQQDQDQDSEADSDAAPAPAAAEENESSQQDAEEAEGGETEAENESQVAAVQASDEPLILPSSTESPAAAIEERIKQIAQDFQKMASSQELQPKEELTPQSSLSLNDLIRTLRPNEQQIIPQIDSDYSNAMRVLGKPLVVNN, translated from the coding sequence ATGAACCTGGCCGCCACCACCACTCCGTTGCCCCTGTTGATGTCCACCAGTGGAGCCATGTACACCGCCGTCGCCAAGGCCAAATCCTCGCCAGCTGTGGGCCACCGACTGATCGATGATGCCAGCTCCCAGCAGCCCTCCTTCATGTCCTTCAAACTCAACCACGATCGCTCGCTACCGGATACGGATGCCAccgatgtggatgtggacgaCCAGGAGCCCGATGTGGAGGCCGAGGAGCACGATGACCATGAGGGCGAGGGCGAGGAGGAGCACGAGGAGCATGAGAACTTCGGAGAGCATGCCCGTGAGCTGGGCAACGATAGCAGCGATGGCGATATCAAGGATCATGTCTTCCCGCTGAGCGACAACGAACTGCATCCCGAGATGCACGCCATCGAGGAggtgcagcagcagttgcagcaacaggatcaggatcaggacTCGGAGGCGGATTCGGATGCGGCACCAGCTCCTGCGGCGGCCGAGGAAAACGAGAGTTCGCAGCAGGATGCTGAGGAAGCCGAGGGCGGAGAAACCGAGGCGGAGAACGAATCCCAGGTGGCTGCCGTTCAGGCCAGCGACGAACCCCTGATCCTGCCCAGCTCCACCGAATCCCCGGCTGCCGCCATTGAGGAGCGCATCAAGCAGATCGCCCAGGACTTCCAGAAAATGGCCAGCTCCCAGGAGCTGCAGCCCAAGGAGGAGCTGACCCCCCAATCCTCCCTGTCCCTCAACGATCTGATACGCACTTTGAGGCCCAACGAGCAGCAGATCATCCCGCAGATCGACTCGGACTACTCGAATGCCATGCGTGTCCTGGGCAAGCCACTGGTGGTTAATAACTAG